The following proteins are encoded in a genomic region of Xanthomonas citri pv. mangiferaeindicae:
- a CDS encoding A/G-specific adenine glycosylase, with product MSASYAARLLAWFDVHGRHDLPWQHPRTPYRVWLSEIMLQQTQVRVVIPYFERFVAALPDVRALAAAPRDDVLALWSGLGYYARARNLQAAAQACVERHDGELPRDFDALLALPGIGRSTAAAILSQAWGDRFAILDGNVKRVLARHHGVSGWPGLPKVEKTLWAIADTLLPQARMADYTQAQMDFGATLCTRHSPACLLCPVNGDCVAFAQGRVEELPTPKPTKTLPEREATVLLLEDRDGRVLLHRRPPTGVWAALWSLPQGEDADAALAWLDAHSPDVIDAGDRDAPRRLQTVQHGFTHYRLQLHPLHWTGLAPRRAVRDNDDLRWVARDELATLGIPAPIRTLLLSPRVALED from the coding sequence ATGAGCGCTTCCTACGCCGCCCGCCTGTTGGCCTGGTTCGACGTCCACGGCCGCCACGACCTGCCTTGGCAGCATCCGCGCACGCCGTACCGGGTGTGGCTGTCGGAGATCATGCTGCAGCAGACCCAGGTGCGGGTGGTGATTCCGTACTTCGAGCGGTTCGTTGCCGCACTGCCCGACGTGCGCGCGTTGGCCGCCGCCCCGCGCGACGATGTCCTCGCGTTGTGGTCGGGGCTGGGCTACTACGCCCGCGCGCGCAACCTGCAGGCCGCCGCCCAGGCCTGCGTCGAACGGCACGACGGCGAACTGCCGCGCGACTTCGACGCGCTGCTCGCACTGCCCGGCATCGGTCGCAGCACTGCGGCGGCAATCCTGTCGCAGGCCTGGGGCGACCGTTTCGCGATTCTCGACGGCAACGTCAAGCGCGTGCTCGCGCGTCACCATGGCGTTTCCGGTTGGCCCGGCCTGCCCAAGGTCGAGAAGACGCTGTGGGCGATCGCTGACACACTGCTGCCGCAGGCGCGAATGGCCGATTACACCCAGGCGCAGATGGATTTCGGCGCCACCCTGTGCACGCGCCATTCGCCGGCCTGTCTGCTGTGCCCGGTCAACGGCGACTGCGTGGCCTTCGCCCAGGGCCGGGTCGAGGAACTGCCCACACCCAAACCGACCAAGACACTGCCTGAGCGCGAAGCGACCGTGCTGCTGCTCGAGGACCGCGATGGCCGCGTGCTGCTGCACCGTCGGCCGCCGACCGGCGTGTGGGCGGCCCTGTGGTCGCTGCCGCAAGGCGAGGATGCCGACGCCGCGCTGGCCTGGCTGGATGCGCATTCGCCAGACGTGATCGACGCCGGCGACCGCGACGCGCCACGCAGGCTGCAGACCGTGCAACACGGCTTCACCCATTACCGCCTGCAGCTGCACCCGCTGCACTGGACCGGCCTCGCCCCGCGCCGCGCCGTGCGCGACAATGACGACCTGCGCTGGGTGGCCCGCGACGAACTCGCGACCCTCGGCATTCCCGCACCGATCCGCACGCTGCTGCTGTCGCCGCGCGTTGCGCTGGAGGACTGA
- a CDS encoding oxidative damage protection protein gives MSRRVHCVHDQTETEGLDFIPWPGELGKQVFASIGKPAWARWLAHQTMLINENRLSPLDPKHRAFLEGEMRKYLFERQTDRPMGYVPESEG, from the coding sequence ATGAGCCGACGCGTGCACTGCGTCCACGACCAGACCGAGACCGAAGGCCTGGATTTCATCCCCTGGCCGGGCGAACTGGGCAAGCAGGTCTTTGCCAGCATCGGCAAGCCGGCCTGGGCGCGCTGGCTGGCGCACCAGACCATGCTGATCAACGAAAACCGGCTCTCGCCGCTCGACCCCAAGCACCGCGCCTTCCTCGAAGGCGAGATGCGCAAGTATCTGTTCGAGCGGCAGACCGACCGCCCGATGGGCTACGTGCCCGAATCGGAAGGCTGA
- a CDS encoding sodium:proton exchanger — MHAVTTMEVFLIAMAIIFCVPFLIWRLGRTDYFAPLVVVQILTGIVLGPGILGAAFPGYYTFVFRPEVVQILNGLGAWAVMLFVLIAGIELDLSKAWVNRRESGITAGLALGVPLVFGALAAFGLLRFPGWIGVSGADWQFVVGVGMACAVTALPILILLMEKLDILRQPIGQRILRYASLDDIAIWGVLALVLLDWERIGRQVGFLLAFAVACVVFRRLMRAIAERDRWYVMLIWLAVCAFGADWSGLHFMVGAFLAGVVIDADWFDQQDMDRLRHNVLLVMMPVFFLSTGLRTEWSVGGAAVFVAALVLLVASVAGKLAGVHLAGRLLKWAPGEASLIGWLLQTKALIMIIFANILLDKAIISSATFTALLLMAVMSTMLTIPMATPRLRALGMGKSSAQGR; from the coding sequence ATGCACGCAGTGACCACCATGGAAGTGTTCCTGATCGCGATGGCGATCATCTTCTGTGTGCCGTTCCTGATCTGGCGCCTGGGGCGCACGGACTATTTCGCGCCGCTGGTCGTGGTGCAGATCCTCACCGGCATCGTGCTCGGCCCGGGCATCCTGGGGGCGGCGTTCCCGGGCTACTACACCTTCGTGTTCCGGCCGGAGGTGGTGCAGATCCTCAACGGGCTGGGCGCCTGGGCGGTGATGCTGTTCGTGTTGATCGCGGGCATCGAGCTCGATCTGAGCAAGGCCTGGGTCAACCGCCGGGAGAGTGGCATCACGGCAGGTCTGGCGCTGGGCGTGCCGCTGGTGTTCGGGGCGCTGGCGGCGTTCGGTCTGCTGCGCTTTCCAGGCTGGATCGGCGTGTCGGGCGCGGACTGGCAGTTCGTGGTCGGTGTGGGCATGGCCTGCGCGGTGACAGCGTTGCCGATCCTGATCCTGCTGATGGAGAAGCTCGACATCCTGCGCCAGCCGATCGGGCAGCGCATCCTGCGCTATGCGAGCCTCGACGACATCGCCATCTGGGGCGTGCTGGCCTTGGTGCTGCTCGACTGGGAGCGCATCGGGCGTCAGGTCGGCTTCCTGCTGGCGTTCGCAGTCGCCTGCGTGGTGTTCCGGCGCTTGATGCGGGCGATTGCCGAACGCGACCGCTGGTACGTGATGCTGATCTGGCTGGCGGTGTGCGCCTTCGGTGCCGACTGGTCGGGCCTGCACTTCATGGTCGGCGCGTTCCTGGCCGGCGTGGTGATCGATGCGGACTGGTTCGATCAGCAGGACATGGACCGGCTGCGGCACAACGTGCTGCTGGTGATGATGCCGGTGTTCTTCCTCAGCACCGGCCTGCGCACCGAATGGAGCGTCGGCGGCGCGGCGGTGTTCGTCGCCGCACTGGTGCTGCTGGTGGCGTCGGTGGCGGGCAAGCTCGCCGGTGTGCACCTGGCCGGACGCTTGCTCAAGTGGGCGCCTGGCGAGGCCTCGCTGATCGGATGGCTGCTGCAGACCAAGGCGCTGATCATGATCATTTTCGCCAACATCCTGCTCGACAAGGCCATCATCTCGAGCGCGACGTTCACCGCGTTGCTGCTGATGGCGGTGATGAGCACGATGCTCACGATCCCGATGGCCACGCCGCGCCTGCGCGCGCTGGGGATGGGCAAGTCGTCCGCCCAAGGGCGGTAG
- a CDS encoding acyl-CoA dehydrogenase: protein MSTYHAPLTDIRFALHDVLQVESLFAALGFEDANRETVDAVLDECARLCETVLAPLNRIGDEQGVRYDKATGAVTTPDGFKDAYDQFAQGGWTGMSAPAEFGGMNMPHTVGICLEEMIDAANLAWSNFPLLSHGAVNALHHHGEAWQKEVFLKPLIAGTWTGTMCLTEPHCGTDLGLLKTRAEPAADGAYAITGTKIFITAGEHDLTDNIIHLVLARLPDAPAGSKGISLFVVPKVKVGRDGTLGARNAVRCGAVEHKMGIHGSATCVMNFDGAEGWLVGQPHKGLLAMFTMMNTARLGVGVQGLGLATRAYENALRYARERLQSRALSGPKLPSKPADPILVQPDVRRMLLTCKALTEGGRLLAYHAGSLVDAAHGAADETARRQADDLLGFLTPIVKACLTEWGNECTYHALQCFGGHGYIAEHGMEQLARDARITTLYEGTTGIQALDLVGRKVLQLQGAGLRVFLGMIEAFCSEHEGNAQLAEFVGPLREKAAQWQALTRAIAERAAADPEEVGAAAHDYLFFSGYVALAYWWARSVAVADASSRPETFKAGKRETARFYFARLLPRTLAHAAAIESGPAPLLSLADEAFDS, encoded by the coding sequence ATGAGCACCTACCACGCCCCGCTGACCGATATCCGCTTCGCGCTGCACGACGTGCTGCAGGTCGAGTCTCTGTTCGCCGCCCTGGGCTTCGAGGACGCCAACCGCGAGACGGTCGATGCGGTGCTCGACGAGTGCGCCCGGCTGTGCGAGACCGTGCTTGCGCCACTCAATCGCATCGGCGACGAGCAGGGCGTGCGCTATGACAAGGCCACCGGCGCGGTGACCACGCCCGACGGGTTCAAGGACGCCTACGACCAGTTCGCGCAAGGCGGCTGGACCGGCATGAGCGCACCGGCGGAGTTCGGCGGCATGAACATGCCGCACACGGTGGGCATCTGCCTGGAGGAGATGATCGATGCGGCCAACCTGGCGTGGAGCAATTTCCCGTTGCTCTCGCACGGCGCGGTCAATGCCCTGCACCACCACGGCGAGGCGTGGCAGAAGGAAGTCTTCCTCAAGCCGCTGATCGCCGGCACCTGGACCGGCACGATGTGCTTGACCGAGCCGCACTGCGGCACCGACCTCGGCCTGCTCAAGACGCGCGCCGAGCCTGCGGCCGACGGCGCCTATGCGATCACCGGCACCAAGATCTTCATCACCGCCGGCGAGCACGACCTGACCGACAACATCATCCACCTGGTGTTGGCGCGCCTGCCCGATGCGCCGGCCGGCAGCAAGGGCATCTCGCTGTTCGTCGTGCCCAAGGTCAAGGTCGGGCGCGACGGCACGCTCGGCGCACGCAACGCGGTGCGCTGCGGCGCGGTCGAGCACAAGATGGGCATCCATGGCTCGGCGACCTGCGTGATGAACTTCGACGGCGCCGAGGGCTGGCTGGTCGGCCAACCGCACAAGGGCCTGCTGGCGATGTTCACCATGATGAACACCGCGCGCCTGGGCGTCGGCGTGCAGGGCCTGGGCCTGGCGACGCGCGCTTACGAGAACGCGCTGCGCTACGCCCGCGAGCGCTTGCAATCGCGTGCGCTCTCCGGCCCCAAGCTGCCCAGCAAACCGGCCGACCCGATCCTGGTGCAGCCTGACGTGCGCCGCATGCTGCTGACCTGCAAGGCGCTGACCGAGGGCGGCCGCCTGCTCGCCTACCATGCCGGCTCGCTGGTCGATGCGGCGCACGGCGCCGCCGACGAGACCGCACGCCGCCAGGCCGACGACCTGCTGGGCTTCCTGACTCCGATCGTCAAGGCCTGCCTCACCGAGTGGGGCAACGAGTGCACCTATCACGCGCTGCAGTGTTTCGGTGGCCATGGCTACATCGCCGAGCACGGCATGGAGCAATTGGCGCGCGACGCGCGCATCACCACGCTCTACGAGGGCACCACCGGCATCCAGGCGTTGGACCTGGTGGGCCGCAAGGTGCTGCAGCTGCAGGGCGCGGGACTGCGCGTGTTCCTGGGCATGATCGAGGCGTTCTGCAGCGAGCACGAGGGCAATGCCCAGTTGGCGGAGTTCGTCGGCCCGCTGCGTGAGAAGGCCGCGCAGTGGCAGGCGCTCACCCGCGCCATCGCCGAACGCGCCGCGGCCGATCCCGAGGAAGTCGGCGCCGCCGCGCACGATTACCTGTTCTTCTCCGGCTACGTGGCCTTGGCCTACTGGTGGGCACGCAGCGTGGCCGTCGCCGATGCGTCGTCGCGGCCGGAGACGTTCAAGGCCGGCAAGCGCGAGACCGCGCGGTTCTACTTCGCACGCCTGCTGCCGCGCACGCTGGCGCACGCCGCAGCGATCGAGAGCGGCCCGGCACCGCTGCTGTCGCTGGCCGATGAGGCCTTCGACAGCTGA
- a CDS encoding HNH endonuclease, whose translation METDCARPRLVPTGSDPAPVAEASAFDSAPRPHTAGVRLLALDAHGRALNWISWQDAACLYARDAVAWTLGAPCITVLGGLCRATGRRSRLDLHPIIAGRSHARASALDPTPALTNPALFARDHHLCLYCGRQVGRQSLTRDHVAPLSQGGLDIWENVVSACVACNSRKGGRTPQQAGMPLLAVPFRPSWIEHLILSNRNILADQMSFLSAHLPRRGPRAVV comes from the coding sequence ATGGAGACCGACTGCGCGCGTCCTCGCCTCGTCCCCACCGGTTCCGATCCGGCGCCGGTCGCCGAAGCATCGGCATTCGATTCCGCGCCCCGCCCCCACACCGCCGGTGTGCGCCTGCTTGCGCTCGACGCACATGGCCGGGCATTGAACTGGATCAGTTGGCAGGACGCGGCGTGCCTGTACGCACGTGACGCGGTCGCCTGGACCCTCGGCGCGCCCTGCATCACGGTCCTGGGCGGGCTGTGCCGCGCAACCGGCCGCCGGAGCCGGCTGGACCTGCACCCGATCATCGCCGGCCGCAGCCATGCGCGCGCCAGTGCGCTCGATCCGACCCCGGCCTTGACCAACCCCGCGCTGTTCGCCCGCGACCATCACCTGTGCCTGTACTGCGGCCGCCAGGTCGGGCGCCAGTCGCTGACGCGCGACCATGTCGCCCCGCTGTCCCAGGGCGGGCTCGACATCTGGGAGAACGTGGTCTCGGCCTGCGTGGCCTGCAACTCCCGCAAGGGCGGGCGTACGCCGCAACAGGCCGGCATGCCGCTGCTGGCGGTGCCGTTCCGGCCCAGTTGGATCGAGCATCTGATCCTGAGCAACCGCAACATTCTGGCCGACCAGATGAGCTTTTTGAGCGCCCACCTGCCCCGCCGCGGCCCACGCGCCGTCGTCTGA
- a CDS encoding 1-deoxy-D-xylulose-5-phosphate synthase codes for MIDSSRYPRLARIDAPSDLRQFDESELPAIADELRTYLIESVGRSGGHFGAGLGVIELTTALHYLYETPEDRIVWDVGHQTYPHKILTGRRDSIHTVKQKDGVAPFPKREESEFDTFGVGHSSTSISAALGMAIANARAGNERRVVAVIGDGAMTAGMAYEALNHAGGMEPEPDLLVVLNDNRMSISEAVGGLTQMLGRMTGSRTLNALRESGKKLLGDKNNPTARFVRRWEEHWKGMFVPSTLFEEMGFHYTGPIDGHDMKALVGALKTLRGLKGPQLLHVITTKGKGYELAEGDQIGYHAVSPFDPSTGVVAKGGAKKPTYTDVFGDWLCDMAAVDDRLLGITPAMREGSGLVRFSKEYPERYFDTAIAEQHAVTLAAGMACEGAKPVVAIYSTFLQRAYDQLVHDVAVQNLDVLFAIDRAGVVGPDGATHAGNLDLSFLRCVPNMLVMAPADEDEARRMLTTGFRHEGPAAVRYPRGTGPGVAIDPGLETLPIGQAQIRRQGRRIALLAFGAIVPAAEAVAAELDLTVVNMRFVRPLDRTLVLELARSHDGFVTLEDNVVAGGAGSGVAELLNAEGIAMPVLHLGLPDAFQHHASREDLLAEAGLDVAGIRTAVLTRWPHLAATAAPVAGGATG; via the coding sequence ATGATCGATTCCTCGCGCTACCCGCGCCTTGCGCGCATCGACGCGCCGTCCGACCTGCGCCAGTTCGACGAGAGCGAACTGCCGGCGATCGCCGACGAGCTGCGCACCTACCTGATCGAGTCCGTCGGCCGCAGTGGGGGCCATTTCGGCGCCGGGCTGGGCGTGATCGAACTCACCACCGCGCTGCATTACCTGTACGAAACGCCCGAGGACCGCATCGTCTGGGACGTCGGCCATCAGACGTACCCGCACAAGATCCTCACCGGCCGCCGCGACAGCATCCATACGGTCAAGCAGAAGGACGGCGTGGCGCCGTTCCCCAAGCGCGAGGAATCGGAGTTCGACACCTTCGGCGTCGGCCACTCGAGCACCTCGATTTCGGCCGCGCTGGGCATGGCCATCGCCAACGCGCGCGCCGGCAACGAGCGCCGCGTGGTCGCAGTCATCGGCGACGGCGCGATGACCGCCGGCATGGCCTACGAGGCACTCAACCACGCCGGCGGCATGGAGCCCGAGCCCGACCTGCTGGTGGTACTCAACGACAACCGCATGTCGATCAGCGAAGCGGTCGGCGGCCTGACCCAGATGCTCGGCCGCATGACCGGCAGCCGCACGCTCAATGCCCTGCGCGAAAGCGGCAAGAAGCTGCTGGGCGACAAAAACAACCCGACGGCTCGGTTCGTGCGCCGCTGGGAGGAACACTGGAAGGGCATGTTCGTGCCGTCCACGCTATTCGAGGAGATGGGCTTCCATTACACCGGCCCGATCGACGGCCACGACATGAAGGCGCTGGTCGGTGCGCTCAAGACGCTGCGTGGCCTCAAAGGGCCGCAGCTGCTGCACGTGATCACGACCAAGGGCAAGGGCTACGAGCTCGCCGAGGGCGACCAGATCGGCTACCACGCGGTCTCGCCGTTCGACCCGAGCACGGGCGTGGTCGCCAAGGGCGGCGCGAAGAAGCCGACCTACACCGACGTGTTCGGCGACTGGCTGTGCGACATGGCCGCCGTCGACGACCGCCTGCTGGGCATCACCCCGGCGATGCGCGAGGGCTCGGGCCTGGTGCGGTTCTCCAAGGAATACCCCGAGCGCTATTTCGATACCGCGATCGCCGAACAGCACGCGGTGACGCTGGCTGCGGGCATGGCCTGCGAGGGCGCCAAACCGGTCGTGGCGATCTACTCGACGTTCCTGCAGCGCGCCTACGACCAGTTGGTGCACGACGTCGCGGTGCAGAATCTCGACGTGCTGTTCGCGATCGATCGCGCCGGTGTCGTCGGGCCCGACGGCGCCACGCATGCCGGCAATCTCGACCTGAGTTTTCTGCGCTGCGTGCCGAACATGCTCGTCATGGCGCCCGCCGACGAAGACGAAGCCCGGCGCATGCTCACCACCGGCTTCCGCCATGAAGGCCCGGCCGCGGTGCGCTACCCACGCGGCACCGGCCCTGGCGTGGCGATCGACCCGGGCCTGGAGACGCTACCGATCGGGCAGGCGCAGATCCGCCGGCAGGGCCGCCGCATCGCCCTGCTTGCCTTCGGCGCCATCGTGCCGGCCGCCGAGGCCGTCGCCGCCGAACTGGACCTGACGGTCGTCAACATGCGCTTCGTGCGCCCGCTCGACCGCACGCTTGTGCTCGAGCTCGCGCGCTCGCACGACGGCTTCGTGACCCTGGAGGACAACGTCGTCGCTGGCGGCGCCGGTTCGGGCGTGGCCGAGCTGCTCAATGCCGAGGGCATCGCGATGCCGGTGCTGCACCTGGGCCTGCCTGACGCGTTCCAGCACCACGCCAGCCGCGAGGACCTGCTGGCCGAGGCCGGACTCGATGTCGCCGGCATCCGCACCGCAGTGCTGACGCGCTGGCCGCATCTCGCAGCAACTGCCGCGCCGGTCGCGGGCGGCGCCACGGGCTGA
- a CDS encoding MerR family transcriptional regulator translates to MLDPGSNRELPPIPAKRYFTIGEVSELCDVKPHVLRYWETEFPSLSPVKRRGNRRYYQRHDVLMVRQIRGLLYEQGYTIGGARLRLEGAGAKQESALSSQIVRQVRMELEDVLQLLKR, encoded by the coding sequence ATGCTTGATCCGGGCAGCAACCGCGAACTGCCGCCGATTCCGGCCAAGCGCTACTTCACGATCGGCGAGGTCAGCGAGCTGTGCGACGTGAAGCCGCATGTGCTGCGCTACTGGGAGACCGAGTTCCCCAGCCTGAGCCCGGTCAAGCGCCGCGGTAATCGCCGCTACTACCAGCGCCACGACGTGCTGATGGTGCGTCAGATCCGCGGCCTGCTCTACGAGCAGGGCTACACGATCGGCGGTGCGCGTCTGCGTCTGGAAGGTGCGGGTGCCAAGCAGGAATCAGCGCTCAGCAGCCAGATCGTGCGCCAGGTGCGCATGGAGCTCGAGGACGTGCTGCAACTGCTCAAGCGTTGA
- a CDS encoding integration host factor subunit alpha, producing MALTKADMAEKLYEEVGLNKREAKEFVDAFFDVLREALQHGRQVKLSGFGNFDLRRKNERPGRNPKTGEEIPISARTVVTFRPGQKLKERVEAYTGTVGAGAGHA from the coding sequence GTGGCGTTGACGAAGGCGGACATGGCCGAGAAGCTCTACGAGGAAGTCGGGCTGAACAAGCGCGAGGCCAAGGAGTTCGTCGATGCATTCTTCGACGTCCTGCGCGAAGCGCTGCAGCACGGCCGCCAGGTCAAGCTGTCGGGCTTCGGCAACTTCGACCTGCGGCGCAAGAACGAGCGTCCCGGCCGCAACCCCAAGACCGGCGAGGAGATCCCGATCTCCGCGCGCACGGTGGTCACCTTCCGCCCCGGGCAGAAGCTCAAGGAGCGAGTCGAGGCCTACACCGGCACCGTCGGCGCGGGAGCCGGTCATGCTTGA
- a CDS encoding phenylalanine--tRNA ligase subunit alpha, translated as MSEIESLSSRALADIDAAATPEALEALRVALLGKSGSITAQLKALGALPGDQRKAAGEAINRARDAIGAALAQRKTALEDAALDARLASQTIDVTLPGRDAGRGGVHPISRTLERIADIFGRLGYELADGPEIEDDWHNFEALNFPPHHPARAMHDTFYFAPDAAGVARLLRTHTSGVQVRYMGEHRPPLRMIAAGKVYRSDSDQTHSPMFHQVEGLLVDEHATFADLKGTLSEFVRAFFERDFEMRFRPSYFPFVEPGAEVDIAWQQADGSTRWLEVLGCGMVHPNVLKAVGIDPERYTGFAFGMGVERFAMLRYGVDDLRAFFENDVRFLRQFA; from the coding sequence ATGAGCGAAATCGAATCCCTGTCGAGCCGGGCGCTGGCCGACATCGACGCGGCGGCCACGCCCGAGGCGCTCGAAGCGCTGCGCGTGGCGCTGCTGGGCAAGAGCGGCAGCATCACCGCCCAACTCAAGGCGCTCGGCGCGCTGCCCGGCGACCAGCGCAAGGCGGCCGGTGAGGCCATCAACCGTGCGCGAGACGCGATCGGCGCGGCATTGGCCCAGCGCAAGACTGCGCTCGAGGACGCCGCGCTCGACGCGCGCCTGGCCTCGCAGACGATCGACGTGACCCTGCCCGGGCGCGACGCCGGTCGCGGCGGCGTGCATCCGATCAGCCGCACCCTCGAGCGCATCGCCGACATCTTCGGCCGTCTGGGCTACGAACTGGCCGACGGTCCGGAGATCGAGGACGACTGGCACAACTTCGAAGCGCTGAACTTCCCGCCACACCATCCGGCGCGCGCGATGCACGACACGTTCTATTTCGCGCCCGACGCGGCCGGAGTCGCGCGCCTGCTGCGCACGCACACCTCCGGCGTGCAGGTGCGCTACATGGGCGAGCACCGCCCGCCGCTGCGGATGATCGCCGCGGGCAAGGTCTACCGCTCCGACAGCGACCAGACCCACTCGCCGATGTTCCATCAGGTCGAAGGCCTGCTGGTCGACGAGCACGCGACGTTCGCCGACCTCAAGGGCACGCTCAGCGAGTTCGTGCGCGCGTTCTTCGAGCGCGATTTCGAGATGCGTTTCCGCCCCAGCTACTTCCCGTTCGTCGAGCCCGGCGCCGAGGTCGACATCGCCTGGCAGCAGGCCGACGGCAGCACCCGCTGGTTGGAGGTGCTGGGTTGCGGCATGGTGCATCCCAACGTGCTCAAGGCTGTGGGCATCGACCCGGAGCGCTATACCGGATTTGCGTTCGGCATGGGCGTGGAGCGCTTCGCCATGCTGCGCTACGGCGTCGACGACCTGCGCGCCTTCTTCGAAAACGACGTGCGGTTTCTCAGGCAGTTCGCCTGA
- a CDS encoding 50S ribosomal protein L20 — MARVKRGVQARRRHKKVLGRAKGYYNARRKVFRVAKQAVIKAGQYAYIGRKQKKRDYRSLWITRINAAARLNGISYSRFMNGLLKAGITLDRKVLADIAVHDATGFTALAEKAKGALAA; from the coding sequence ATGGCACGAGTCAAGCGTGGCGTCCAAGCGCGCCGCCGTCACAAGAAGGTCCTCGGCCGCGCGAAGGGCTATTACAACGCCCGTCGCAAGGTCTTCCGCGTCGCCAAGCAGGCCGTCATCAAGGCCGGCCAGTACGCCTACATCGGTCGCAAGCAGAAGAAGCGCGACTACCGTTCGCTGTGGATCACGCGTATCAACGCGGCGGCCCGTCTGAACGGCATCAGCTACAGCCGCTTCATGAACGGCCTGCTCAAGGCCGGCATCACGCTGGACCGCAAGGTCCTGGCCGATATCGCGGTGCACGATGCGACCGGCTTTACCGCGCTTGCCGAGAAGGCGAAGGGCGCGCTGGCGGCTTAA
- a CDS encoding 50S ribosomal protein L35, which translates to MPKIKTHRGASKRFRKTASGKYKAGHANRSHILTKKATKRKRNLRQTNHIPACDSGRLDRMLPYL; encoded by the coding sequence ATGCCCAAGATCAAGACGCACCGGGGCGCTTCCAAGCGTTTCCGGAAGACGGCTTCCGGCAAGTACAAGGCCGGCCACGCCAATCGCAGCCACATCCTCACCAAGAAGGCGACGAAGCGGAAGCGCAATCTCCGCCAGACGAACCACATTCCGGCGTGCGACAGCGGTCGTCTCGACCGCATGCTGCCGTATCTCTGA
- a CDS encoding translation initiation factor IF-3, whose amino-acid sequence MIGVLSRDDALRAAEEEGLDLVEIQPNADPPVCKIMDFGKFKFEAQKKANEAKKKTKQVEIKELKFRPVTDEGDYQIKLRKMRGFLEDGDKIKVNIRFRGREMSHQELGREMAARIEADLGDDIVIESRPRLEGRQMVMMIAPKKR is encoded by the coding sequence ATGATTGGCGTGCTCTCGCGCGACGATGCATTGCGCGCCGCCGAAGAGGAGGGACTCGACCTCGTCGAGATCCAGCCCAATGCGGACCCGCCGGTCTGCAAGATCATGGACTTCGGCAAGTTCAAGTTCGAAGCCCAGAAGAAGGCCAATGAGGCCAAGAAGAAGACCAAGCAGGTCGAGATCAAGGAACTCAAGTTCCGGCCGGTCACCGACGAAGGCGACTACCAGATCAAGCTGCGCAAGATGCGGGGCTTCCTGGAAGACGGCGACAAGATCAAGGTCAACATCCGCTTCCGTGGCCGCGAGATGAGCCACCAGGAGCTGGGCCGCGAGATGGCGGCGCGGATCGAGGCCGACCTGGGCGACGATATCGTCATCGAGTCGCGGCCGCGTCTGGAAGGCCGGCAGATGGTGATGATGATCGCGCCGAAGAAGCGCTGA